GCAGATATGCCCGTTTAGTTGACCACTCTTCTTCAGCTATTTGATCCAATAACAAAGTAGTTAGAGATTAACTTGGAACACTAATTAGCAATATATTAAAGAGAGAAGGGTGGGGTTGGTTGGGTACCTGGTGATTTTGCAGGTTTGGTTGCTGCATTTCTGATTCTGAGGGTCGAGGGGTAGTAGCTCAGCCTCAATGAAAATCTTCTGCTTACTGTTGTAGCTAAGCCATATGTCACAGATTCTTTGGTACTTGAATAACAACTACTAGTAATAGAATGAAATCGGTGCTGTAGAGATGAGCCTGCGCTAACTGAAGTTACAGCAGCCATATATCTCCACAACAATGTGTTTGATAGAAATTTGGACCTTCTAATTAAAGACTGAATAATGAAAACTTGATGTGTCTGCTTTCTCTTTTGTCTTGAAATGGAAATATCTAGAGATGTGGATATTTTAGGCAATCTCAGTTTGTGGTGCTAGTGATGCTATTTGGATTTCATTGTGTCCATGTCATCTTCCTTTTTTCCCTACAAGTAAGGATTTATATAAGCCACTCTCCGTTTACGGTACATGCAAAATtacctcctttttttctttttttccttttaccACTCAATCTCATGAATTAACATTATTTTACGCGTAACTCGAATGTCAACCTTGAATGGATCAAAATCTGACCAGACAAAAATCGGCGTGGGAAGGGACGGTGAAAAGTTACTTGGGACTGTCGTATCCACACCACGCTGTAATGACACGCACCTCGGCCACGTTCGAGGTTATGTATTCAGAACGCTTGAGAGGCGAATTGGATATTACGGCATTTCAAGGGGTCAGCCCACAATATAGTCAAACGACTTAAGTACTATGGTTAATGACCGTTGGGTAAAGGAGAAGACCTAGTATATAAACTaagtgagaagaagaagaaagggggcAGGAGCAAATCCAGACATAGACATGTTTCCTGAAAGGAGGAGAAatcttcatctctctctctccaccactgtatacggtgaaatcggggGAACCAAATTCTCGTTAATAAGGCGTCTCGGAAGATCACCTCGAAGGCTCGAGACCACAGACCGAGTACCCCCCCCCCCTCGAGGTCTATTGACATCCGACCTAGGAATAATGTCGGTCGTGACTCCAACGGGTATGGGGAGTTTCCGTAGAGTGCAGCCGGGGCCGAAAAAATCTGTCAGGCTAATCTGAAGCTAGTCTAAACCTACATCATGAAGTTAGTCAGCTGCCCCATCCCGTTTTCTTATCAaaaatgtattttgtactatgttggaattccCCGCTCCCCCTATATAAGGGGGATCCTTTGCACTTTATAAACTTTGTTGCTCCCGCTACTCCATAAAGAAATATAGAAAAACACTCTCTTTGCTCTCTCGCATACTCTCTtaatattattgttttcatttCTTATCTTCTTATTTGctcatcatttattgcttgtcaTCGGCCATAAAAAGCCTCCATTGATTCTATTGTAACCGTTAGTCATGTAGCGGCCGCCTTTGTTAGCTCGTAATCGAGCCCGGGATCGACCTTCGAGGCCCAGAATCGGCGAGCCTCAGGCCCCGAGTAGCTAGCCTACCGGTTCGATTGTAGCTCCCTCCTTAACTCCATTTCGTCTTTAGATCTCGTACGCTGGGCACTAGCTGCTTagcaaactagcataaaaatagatcacgtatttttagagtcccataaacaaatttaattgttattaccattttcacgataaacaatCACGAAGGAGAAAGAAGCAAAGGAAGCtcaaatcatcaatatatatTGTTAGTCTTATGATAAACAATCACGAAGGAGAAAGAAGCAAAGGAAGCtcaaatcatcaatatatatTGTTAGTCTTATCATATCAAATGTATGGGGTTCTACCTTGCTAAAGATCGGTGCTATGCTTGCTCTCATCTTCTATCTTAGATCCGGGGTAAATTATCGTTCTCATCTTCTATCTTAGATCCGGGGTAAATTATCGTTGGTTAAAATTTACCTAAAATctccttatttaattagtttaacaaaaagatCAACATTTGAAAAAGGAATTTAAGAATTATAGGTATATTTTTAGTTGTATTCACACTTTCTACTTAAGTTAAGCAACGTACGGAAATAGATTAAATGATGTCGAAGTACTCATTCTTCTACATATTTTCTGAAGTCAAATAATTGGAGTTCAAAATTTATTTGGTGCCGCAAATAACTGGGCCTAAAATGGTTGAACTAGAATTGGGTAGGGGCCGCGCGAACACAGGCCCCCGCTACAACAAATTATGATATAGGCTCGACCACTTGGGCTGACCTTAGGCGGGTACCCCTCCAAAGTGTAAAGGAGGACACCAGCCTAGGCCATGGGCCTTCTTGATCTCCCATTGACCCCGTCCAGGTAAGAATGTTTCTTCTTCCTACTTGGCCCATTCTTATACTACCTTCTTCAGCCTCCATCCTCTTTATTTGTCGATGTGGGACAAAACTGGTTTCGACTTCTCTCGTTCGCCACATTACACACGTACTCAAGGAAGAATTTCTTTGTCATTGTTGAATAGAACAGTTCAAATTCTTAACTAAAATTAGCTAATTCTTACCTACAACAAGAGATAAACGCACTAAAATAGCCTTCTGAAATGAATTAACAAATACAACTTACAAGCTAAACTTCCCCATGATTAACTTTTCACTTTATGGCATGTCTGAAACAAGTCTCCAGTAATGTTTGTAAATTAAACTAGGTTGAATTTTTCACATGactgtttttctttttaataaactCTTCAATATTTTGTAGCATTGTATATTTGgcgaaagaaagaaagaaatgattTTATGCATAAAGGATCACTATCACATCAGCTTTAGATGGTTTGCGACtatgaaaaaaatattatctGCTCTTCATGAAAAGAAGGCAGGGGAGGGATGACATTAGAAACTAAATTATAATATGATGGTACGAGTCAGAACTTGATTAGTTGCAAAAGACTAAGATCTAGTTCTTGTTTGTTAAAACAAAATATTGCAATGGTCAAATAAGCAACTTTTTGACTAACTCGAACATGCGATGCAAATACATTGTTGTTATTTGTCCTTAAGTTTTGTGTAACCCTAATTTATGATGCATTAATGAATCTTGACAATAGCACATGTAGAGGAACTTTTAGTCTCGATTATATACACGTACCCCTTACTTTATATATCATAAGATATGTTACGCGTAAATTATCAAAATGCTATAGAGAAAGCGTCAGATTGCACATAGGCCAGCTTTATGGACGGACAGAGTTTCATCCATGAGACTTGAGAAAAtgtttacctcctatagcaaaggttaacaacttatttattttaaataaatatcatttaaaaaacttatattctatagatattttttaaggtttatagtaaaatatttaattttggttacttCCTAGCCCTAAGCCATTAAATACGCTATTtcgttacactattttctttctctctctactttgatacatctcattctcttcccccatACCATTAAAATTTCTGCTCTCCTCCTCCTTCTAACGGCATCTTCTCAACTGAAAAATCCAGGAACAGTCCCTAGTCTCTCAGAAACAAAAGCACTTTCAATTTTTATGTAAGTACCAATGAATTGTATGAACTTTAGGCTTTCTGGATCTCAAGGGTGTCATGTTTGAGAGCATCCCCTAATGAAAAGTGTTAATTATGCGTTGTTTGTAGGGTAGGTTAGTTTTCTTGGCATATCCTTTGtatttaagaaagaaaatatcTTTTTCCCTGTTTTTGTTGATCCACATAACATTTCATTTGGGGACGTCTAAAGAAACTCAGTAACTATTTACAATCAATGTTCTCTTCTAGATATCTGTTGAAATTTCCACAAATGCGGCGCGTTTTCACTACCGGTTTTCGATGAACGGCGGATTCGCCGGAATTTaaggtttgttcttgaacaaagacaacggagtttggggctgagcaacttgattttctgttaatatatttcaatgtattttcatgtatttcattgtattcattgtcttttttttcattgtaattcaatatatctcgttgtattccatgtatttcattgtattcgctatctttttttttcattgtttttcAATGTATCacattgtattttattgtattcactatctcgctatatgccatgaatgtattcatatgttttttttaattaatataatttgtgtatgcagatgtattatataatttctctgaagattgctatgtttttagcgtatttttcggttgagaatcttttttataactgaaaatacaaaaattgtgttataattgaatttgttgagttatattaggagtttattatgttaattgattcactttccgtttttaAAACAGTGTAATTacctatttcacgccgtgaatatagtcgaatacaataatctgtccaactgtaatctcatgtttcactctatgaatacagtcaaatacactcgaatacaacaactgattagctggacttccctgattcacgcctatttttactactgtattcatgaatacaatagcttaaatacatcaaatatatcttataaccacagaaaatgtatctataatccgtaatatagcaaatagtatttatagatagctaattactattaaaagatagtgctttatgaaaatttgtCTTTAATTTGGCATTGTAAAGTTGTTCATTACAAGGATGAACACATAAATTACAATCAGCTACTACATTGGCAGTGGCAACAGAAGGACCAGCCACAGGGTACAATGCAATTGTAACCAAAATTGCTTAACCAGAGAAAATGTAGTATGCAAAGCTGTAATTAAAGGCTATGAGGAACAACTCATGTGTCCGCATTAGGCCACCCTCCCTTCTCTTTTACATGACCCTGCACCTAAAATGTTAATCATGTGACCAACTAATCATTCTAAACCAAATCCATACATCATTATATGGTCCTCCATGGACACTTCAACCCAATGGCGGAGCTAGGTGGAAGAAATTGAATCTCCTTAgttgaaaaattatattctaATATTAACGCAAAACAATTTTTTTCGTTATATATAAGTTGGTGATCCCCTTGGTGTAAGGAAAAGTCTAGTGAAGTGGCAAAGGGTTTCAAGAATTGCCAATCCATGTGTGACATTTTAATACTTCTTACAAGAGGGGTTGCTcggatggtaagcaacctccacttccaaccaagaggttgtgagttcgagtttccccaagagcaaggtgagaagttcttggagggaaggatgtcggggatCTATttgaaaacagtctctctaccccagggtaggggtaaggtctgcgtacacattactctccccagatcccactaagtgggattatattggattgttgttgttgttatttgttgTATAAGCCTTGGCTCCGCCAGTGAGTTCAATCGAAAAGTCTCATATAATCATTACAAAAGCTAAATGCATGCTGGTACCTGAATAACGAAACTGTCAGGCCACGACATCTTTCTTGAGGAAAAATATTATCCAGCCAAAAGCTAAAAACATCTGCAGTTCTACGTGCATAGAGCAACAAGGTCAAAACAATAGTACCTTTTTTCTTTAAGAAGGCAGCAATTTTAATCACATTCTGCTGCCACTTGTGTGCATATGGCTTCTCTCAACTCAAGTTAGGTAGCTAGATATTTAATAAGCTTCTAATCATTCACCAACCAGAACCTCCTAAGTAGTAACATGCATAAATTCCTATGCAAACATGTAAAATCACTTGATTTTTCCAACCAAAAAACAAAGGTATTTTGGGACTCTTTGCTTGGTTGAATTCGAGAAAGATAACTTTTGAAGAACTTCACTTTCGTCACAAAAAAAATTGTTGTCCTCAAATTAACAAATACTTAAAGAATGGAAAAAGAAATTATATGAGAAGCAATGCAGGACTAAAACCAAGTGAAGCTTACCAGCAGTCGATATGTGAGTCGCATAAACAGATCAGCAAAATCTTCTTGTAACTCTGCCATGGATGGGATTCACTAGCTCTCTTCTAGACCATCAACAAGAAATCAGGCGTCAGTATcagtttttttaaaacaaaaataataattgattGATCTTGTGTTAATTTAGCCTGTTCCAACAGTTTCAGCCGAACCCACTACTTTAGACATAGGGGAAAAACCCTTAAAATGGCGTATATACGTAATAAACCCTTAATTTTAAGACATTAGCCCATCGGAATTAGCAGGTAACAATATACATTGACGTGCTTTTAGACGGTTCCACACAACTCGATTGAAAAAGAGCGTCATGACCCTCACTTCTCATATTACGCaagattaaaatatttttatttaactaGTCAAAGTGCGATTATGCATTTTGAAAACTGttcgactatttacacattaacCACTCCAGAATTTGCTATTAAGAAAATACTTTAGCCGTCTTTAACAGttctttaataaataaataaaaatatgtagTTATTGCTGGGTGATGCTTTCCTcgtttccttttatttttcataatttatttggattttccaaaaataaaaaggaaatataaaTGACGAAAGAACAACACAAAAAATCTGAGCACATGATAGACAACCAGATAATGGCTCTAAAACCTTCATGGAGTACGCTTTTTACAGTCCTTATCGTCCAAAGTCATCTGCCGatgtattttctttttgtaaagTATTTCATTCACAGTGAGTTCCCAGCTCCAGGCTTTACAGCAAAAATTCATTCATTAGTCAAAATATTGCGGGAAGTTTGACAGTTCCTAGGGTCTCATTCGGGGGGAAACACTTCCTACCAAGGATTTTTCGATGTCCAGAGATCGAACTCaagacctctggttaagggaaGAACAGCTTCATCCgctgcaccacatcctttggtggtGAAAGTTTGACAATATATAACATCACAGACGATCATGCTTTGATATGATACAAGTAAatataaagatttatcaaaaatAAAGGCAGTCCATTGCTTTGTAATAGAATGAGCATGCCGCGCAGACTTTTAACCATGTGATGAATCAACATAAAATAACTCAACTTGAGCCACATAACCAAGTACATCAACCGTTAACAATGAAGTTAGATTAAACTTTGCAAATTCCAAGaatgaagaaaataaacaaaCAGCAATCACAGTGATAGTTGATGGTATGCATAGATGAAAATACTAGGAAAGTCGACTACTTTTTTGCCCTCAGagtcgtatttttatttttttttagaatttgcCGTCAGAGTCGTATACCAACCACAAAAGGATGGAATACACACATTGAAGGAACATGGGACTCTATAAGTACAATTGTAAGATGCTTTCATAGAGTCCAAATAAACCCTTACCACcagtgcccccccccccccctccaaaacccaaaaaaaataatagaaatagttCCTCTAGTACCTGTCAGAAAAGTTTTACTTGGAGAAGGACAAGTATTGGATTTTCTTTGTCTCATCAACCTTAAAAGTCTCCACGCCTAAATGATAGCAACAAACAACAAAATTGACACGAAAAGCCTCCCAGCTCTTTCATGAACAGAGCAGATGTTAATGCCCATCATACAACACCCTGCAATGTCTACTAAATCATAAAGTGttttaggcctcatttgttttttaaCGCTTAaaacgtctgaatctgaatacacatctaaatatcaaggtgtattaagattaagaacatctgaatctgaatacacatctgaatatattaagatctgaatataaataattaagactgtttgatttttaacatctgaatgtataaaatttatctttatttgaaattaataaacataaaattcaaatgaaatactaattaatctaatgttctgtcaataaaatatatagttatttaaaatatgatagttggtggtgatggctaacgaGTGAATGCCAATTAGaggcggtggttggtggtagttttggttgatgatagtggttcatactagtagctagtagtgattgGTAGCGGTGGcaattatgattgaggatggtggtggtgggtggtgatagttaataatggcaGGTGGTGGTAGTAGTTGTGACTGAGAGGAAGGTGGTGGGTGGGTGGATGGTGGGAGGTTATAATGATGGGTAGTGTCGGTTGTGGTTATTGATGGTGATGGGATGgtcagttgtggtagttgaggtggatgagtgttgattgtggGTGAGAATGATGGTGGTCGGTGTGGTGGGGATAGTGGGTGGTGATGGTTGATAATAGTGGCGGCTATGATCGAGGATGATGGTGGTGTGGTGGTGGAGGTGGTAGTGGTGGGGTGGTGATGGTGGTTgagtatggtggtggtggtggtggcatGGTGgcagttgataatggtaggcggtggcGGCAGTTGATAATGAATATGTGATAGCattttaatgaaattaagtctttgttatagatcttatcatacagacctattcaaacccattaagtggttgtgaagtaaaaaaaaaacacttaatgattaagatctgaataattaagattcagactttaaaaacaaacgcacttaatATCTGAGATctaaatgattaagattcagacctccattaagtgcaaataAATGAGGCCTTAGTGAATTTAAAAATGAATTCAAACAATTCATGGCATGATCGAACAACCAACTTTTAGAACTGCTATGCAGCAACTCCACTTAACATTACACGTACATTGTAACATCCTAAACGCAAGATTCAAGCAATATCATCTCTTGTCTGTCCAGATATGAAATTTAACAAAGCGGGTCCAGTAAAGTCGAGGCAGAAAATAGAATTTGAAACGAAAGCTAAACGCCTTATCGCAACTATCACTTCCTCCCCCGGATAAAGAAAACCCAGTAGTAATTTAAAGCTGGTCCTAACGAAAGCCCCCGATCAGAGAAACACGCCGCGCACGAAACTGCAAAGCCGGCATAACGTCTCTAAGTATCATAAATCTCCAAACTTGGGCAAGTCCTACACAGAAGTATAGTTCCACAATTTAGTTTGATCTATGAATTTCTAGCATATGTTATGGCCATCGATAATAAAGGGTCAAGCGCATGGAAGTCTAGCATGTCACCTGTAAAGAGGCATAGTTTTAACGTTTTCCGCGATTCCCACCACCTGACCTCGCACCAGGATTGCGAGCATATTGCATCCTTAAGCTGACCGAATCACGGTCATGCTCGTCGAATTTATAACCTGCAAGATTTAGTTTTACTACCTCACCAGCGCAACAAATTTCTCTTTCACTGACGACTCAAATATACACCAGCAAAAATGTGATGTGCATACATTGCCCAACAATTGGACATGGAGTTGCTATCAAGCAGAAAAAGTTTTGTTATGCAACCAACTGACGCAACAGGTATTCAGCAGACTATGGCAGAGTCAAAGGCACATGCAGAGCTGCACAATAGTGCAGTCTGCAAACGTCCTTCAACTTTTATGAAAGTTTAGTGCCCCTTAAATTGCCAAGGCAAAGATCTTAACATGCAATTCACAACATGAAATAAGATGAAAGGGCTACAGAAGAGGTGGTAGGGGAGGGAGGAGTAAGCCTAAGTCCTAAGATTGAGCCTCGGAGACAGCAACGCCGAGATAAACTAATCTTGTTCAGTGCATATAACATTTACCTAAAGGATCATCACACTGAGTGACTCAACGTATATAAAATGGCTTCTTCGCACAAACCATCTACAAGCTGTCACCCATTAAAATTATCTCTTACCAAAAGACtcaaaaaatttgattttttttttgtaaataagaAGTTAAAAGTTAACAGAATGCATAAATAAAGTCTTGGTCCTCAGAGGAGTCAAAATTTGGAGTTTATGTTATCTCCTATAACATTCCCCAAATTATTAAGCAAGCAGTGCCAATTTCAATCATTGCTAATGCGTTTACTTTGGGTAGATAGAATCAGACTTAAACTTTAAGGCTCGCCAAAAATCACCATCTTTTCCCCTTATTTTCTCTTTTCAGTTCCAGAAAATTATTGATTTCATGGCAACTGGTTTGGAGGATAATTCCACAAGCCAATAACTAAATTACAACCCACTGCACAATAACTCATCTTAATTAGAATTCTATAGCACCATTAACTCTTTTGACTTTTGGCAAAATCAAAGAATAGTTGACGAGCCAGAAATTGGGTCTGTAATAAACCAAAAGGCCTTACAATGACAAGCTATGCATAATCAATGGTGCCTAAAGGGAATGCCAAAAGTGCAAACGATCAGTCAATTAACTCAATCCCAAAATAGTTGTGACCCACCATATGAATCCTCAAGAACGCCAAAGGAGAAAAAGCCTAGAGCAGAAGGGCAAAGCCATACATCAAATGGAACCCATATCCGCCAGCCAATATTATGTCAGATCCTTCAGCACGGGATCATGATCTTTCTTTACCTTTTATCAGTTAGCCATTAGACTTCGTAATATTAGAAAATGATAGTTAAAGTTGCATTCTTCCACCAAAGTTGACAATTGGTGAAGCGCTGACACTGTTTATACACTAATCCATAAGCACTAGGTCTTTGTCCAGAAACAGCACCATAAGATAATTAAGAAGTACGGTAATTTACAGAGCTACAAACTCTCCGACTCTGCTCCACCTTAAAAATTTTAGAATAATCACAGTATTTAGCATTTTGTTTATCTGATGAAAAATGAGGATTCTCTACAACCAGCACTCAAAATGAGGTACCCATGTCAGCTCTAAAGAATACATGGAAAAGTTTTTATCAAGAGCTCTGACAACAAAAAGTAAAAAGAGTTAATATCATGTGAGCCGATGGCCCACACATCAGATATTAAACTGATAAGAACAGCTACTACACTTGATTACACTAGTTGAAAAGTTCACAGTCAGAATTAATGAAGCATACTCCAAGCACTTATCCTATGCTGGAAGACTACAAATTATCAATACAGTGCTTTTCTCTATATACAACTTTTGGGGAGCTGTATTCATCCTTCCTCAGTGTATAGAAAGAGGTGGACAGAAAATGTAGATAGTACTTATGGGGGAGCTCTGAAGAGAAGAGGAAAGTTGCACTGGTATCATGGGACAAAGAGTCTGTGTCCCTAAGAAATTTGGGGGTTCGAACATAAAAAATTGCAGGAAATGGAATGTAGCATCAATGGCAAAAATATTATGGCAATTGACAGAAAAGAAAGAtgtcctatgggtaaaataagtAAATCAGGTTTATATGAAAGCAAAAGGGGATATTTGGAGTCACATACCACCACAAGATTGTTGCTGGTAATGGAAAAAACTAAACTCTCTGAAGGGTCAGATGCAAGAGTGGTACCAAAATGGAACATACAGCCTGACTGCTAAAGGATATTACTCAGTGACAAGTAGCTATTTAGCTATGCTGGGAACTATTACAAGAATGAAGGAAGCTGATTTATTATGGAGTTCAGTTATGCAGCCAAAAACAGCGGATGATAGTGTAGCTAGCAAATCAAGATGCTACTTACTAAGGAGAGGACGTACAGACTGAATACACCCAATGGATAGTGACAAACGGTGCTTCTGTGAAGCAGATAGTATTGAAACAAGCTATCATCTATTTGCTGATTGTAGTTGGATCTCTGAAGTGAGAAATGCACTAGGGGCTTGGGCTGGTGTACGCATAGTAAAAGCTGATGCAAAACAGAGTATACAGTGGCTGAAAAGGAGGAAACGGACTCAGTTTAATAAAGAAGGCAAAAGCCTAGCAGGCCATCAAGGAGATGTCAACACTTGGGCTAACTTCCTCATTTCTTAAGGAATACAAAATGCAAGACCACACAACAATCAAGAATGTGAGCTGACTGACAAGCCTGCAAACGGAAACTATTCTTCCTGGTCTCAAGTTTAACTAATCTGATCCACCAAGAATTGTAGGTGATATTAATATTGCAACTTAGAagcaaaaaatatttgtttttgctCTTGTTTAAACTTTGAAAACCTCATTCTTATAGTTGCTTCTACAGGGCTGCATAAGTTGATAGCGCAGCGGATTTCAAAGTAATAGTAACAGAACTAGGTCTTGATAGATGCAGAAGGTTTCTGTTCTTCTGTTTTTTTGGACGAAGTAAGATAAGATGCATGAGGATTCATATCGCCAACCCCAACCCCAAtttgtttgggactgaggcatagttgttgttgttgaagtaAGATAAGATGCAAAAGGTATTCTTATAATTGTTTCTACAGGCTTCCAAAAGGTGAAAGAATATGAAGGCTAACTGTATTACTAGCAGTCACGAGATAAGACTACAGATGGGTATGTCAAAATAAAAGGGTGCATCAAGCTCACCTTGCAAGGCATCCATTGCAGCAGCTGCATGAAGTGGAGTCACGAAATCAACAAAGCAAAGAATCAAAGGATCGCCTCCGAGCTGCATAAGTCGATAGTGCAGTGAATTTCAAAGTAATAGTAGACAGAACTAGGCCTTGCTAGatgtaaaagttttttttttttggacgaAGTAAGATAAGATGCATGTGGATTCATATTgccgaccccaacttgtttgggaatGAGgcgtaattgttgttgttgttgaagtaAGATAAGATGCAAAAGGTATCCTTACATGTCGCGATCCTTTTGGTACCAGCCTTACTTCTTTGTAACCTACAAAAGGGCGAAATATATCTGCAAACAAAAGTCAAGGAGAAAAGTAGAATGGGACGTATAACAATAAAACAGGGAAGCAGACCACACAAGGATACGTGACACCTCTCTTCTTGTACAATCCGCAGGCAAACCCTCTACAAACAATGTACTGCTAGCATCCGGAGGAAGGGAAATTTCTGGTCTGCCACCTACCATTCCAACATTCCTGCTTTTTAAAGCCAGCGGGTCAGGTCCCCCAATCCCCATAACACGTGGATCTTCAATAGGATGGCCACTAATTCCACTATTTATGGATCTTGCAGACTCACTGGCAACATGGGAGGAAATTTGCTGGAAATTTTACCAATACATTAGACCTATACGGTATCGAGGAAACAcgttcaaaagaaaataaaaatgaattacCCCACTACGGAGGTAGCGCTCATAGGATGCTTCTATAGGATCTGTGTCTCTAATGACACGAGGCATTCCCCTTTCATCATCACGGCCATAATAGCCAGGAAACTCGGGACCACTTGGAACATCTACAAAGGGCAACACCAAAAGAAATTAATTACAGAAAGAGagaaacaagcactaaattatgTGTCAAAGAAATAATCTTTTTTCGGGTAATATATGACCACAAACAAACAAGCAAAGAATAGTAAAATGAAGCTAATTGAAGTGCAACAACTATCAGCATGCGCAAAAGATAACAAAATAGAAACCAAGCCAGCTACTTGACACGATTTTTATCCTAGTTTCCCTCGAGAAAAGAGTT
Above is a window of Nicotiana tabacum cultivar K326 chromosome 8, ASM71507v2, whole genome shotgun sequence DNA encoding:
- the LOC107765513 gene encoding RNA-binding protein 2 isoform X3, with translation MADAYWRYTSGGQQAATLPPQLVAKRPRTEYDVPSGPEFPGYYGRDDERGMPRVIRDTDPIEASYERYLRSGQISSHVASESARSINSGISGHPIEDPRVMGIGGPDPLALKSRNVGMVGGRPEISLPPDASSTLFVEGLPADCTRREVSHIFRPFVGYKEVRLVPKGSRHLGGDPLILCFVDFVTPLHAAAAMDALQES
- the LOC107765513 gene encoding RNA-binding protein 2 isoform X2, with the protein product MADAYWRYTSGGQQAATLPPQLVAKRPRTEYDVPSGPEFPGYYGRDDERGMPRVIRDTDPIEASYERYLRSGQISSHVASESARSINSGISGHPIEDPRVMGIGGPDPLALKSRNVGMVGGRPEISLPPDASSTLFVEGLPADCTRREVSHIFRPFVGYKEVRLVPKGSRHLGGDPLILCFVDFVTPLHAAAAMDALQEES
- the LOC107765513 gene encoding RNA-binding protein 2 isoform X1; translated protein: MADAYWRYTSGGQQAATLPPQLVAKRPRTEYDVPSGPEFPGYYGRDDERGMPRVIRDTDPIEASYERYLRSGQISSHVASESARSINSGISGHPIEDPRVMGIGGPDPLALKSRNVGMVGGRPEISLPPDASSTLFVEGLPADCTRREVSHIFRPFVGYKEVRLVPKGSRHLGGDPLILCFVDFVTPLHAAAAMDALQGYKFDEHDRDSVSLRMQYARNPGARSGGGNRGKR